A single window of Kitasatospora sp. HUAS MG31 DNA harbors:
- a CDS encoding M56 family metallopeptidase yields MTTPTTPPSPPPVPPRPPEPPGCEPPPALDLRVLPAGTTLRFGLLLLAMVTTSHHMLSTLLELARRGRAAEYACRLAAGFDPDGDFLAQLGVDPAADPALRACLAAVPGDPRWPVPVATALVLVAAAVLYLLLPRWRRRSRRLVPVDGELRAELLRLAEQARLPEAPEFVVDPGRLVPGAVVFGHARRRTVCLYAGLLVTRRTDPAGFRAVLLHEFAHIRNRDVDLGYAVTALWRVFALLVALPFVVMVAGTLVGAEFGLFVGADRVFWPAARAPLVKQTDTALGMGLLVVLARADTLRHRELYADADAVALGADRRVWDVRDPVGTAARLGRPWRSHPTWAQRRRALDDPAALFTLAPLQTFLVGAAGVAVALLLPPFAGGTGGMWLAALPTALVLGVAAWRSAAYAAHRGTAAPGGLRAGLWLGAGLVAGELVVDITAGGGWFPEHPLALLVLPLGALAYVPWLVQCARLGLGRGRAVTVAALAGAVLVAAAGLVWWSGGGHLYTAGDFLVRGGMRELLAERFPGGWDGHRAELDWIAAVMPRLGVDGGSVAFVAAAGVLWALPYLLWLAGGHEGLGRTLRRGLLGGALCVVGLLAVKATLHTGRPPLGERGTGFALRYVSWLTVALWGGVVVTAAVTALASRRLWLVRALVAAGVAQACGLVAAFLLMSVDGCLGPFRTMGDSCLWVPEGSWPVVQVLAGPVLPALFGAAMAAALVRLPLAFGGRDGELPQGGRVARSGVRRAVLVGVLVGALALGPTAVRALPVGSGGGPLLPPAERPADARSERVRVFQLLMWYRVGGQQDTLALIEGYQAFAAEFRELERVVAEHPDDESVRFDGGRFGAACTTLHRAAETALGHLHIPDSGLDGPWQAALERTRRAGHHCAEVMGPDHVEQPGEADAVLEEMVGTFHPTLDAIQSVVERVSTDGPRYWPGVVRVTDPEASG; encoded by the coding sequence ATGACCACCCCCACCACGCCGCCGTCGCCGCCGCCCGTCCCGCCCCGCCCCCCGGAGCCGCCCGGCTGTGAGCCCCCGCCGGCCCTCGACCTGAGGGTGCTGCCCGCCGGGACCACGCTGCGGTTCGGCCTGCTGCTGCTGGCCATGGTCACGACCAGCCATCACATGCTGTCGACCCTGCTGGAGCTGGCCCGCAGGGGCAGGGCGGCGGAGTACGCCTGCCGACTGGCCGCCGGATTCGACCCGGACGGGGACTTCCTGGCGCAGTTGGGGGTCGACCCGGCGGCGGACCCGGCTCTGCGCGCCTGTCTGGCGGCCGTTCCGGGCGATCCCCGGTGGCCGGTTCCCGTCGCGACGGCGCTGGTGCTGGTCGCCGCCGCCGTGCTGTACCTGCTGCTGCCCCGCTGGCGCCGGCGCTCCCGCCGACTGGTGCCCGTGGACGGGGAGTTGCGGGCCGAGCTGCTGCGGCTGGCCGAGCAGGCCCGGCTGCCCGAGGCACCGGAGTTCGTGGTGGACCCGGGCCGGCTCGTTCCGGGCGCGGTGGTGTTCGGCCACGCGCGGCGCCGGACGGTGTGCCTGTACGCGGGGCTGCTGGTCACCCGGCGGACCGATCCGGCCGGGTTCCGGGCGGTGCTGCTCCACGAGTTCGCGCACATCCGCAACCGGGACGTGGACCTCGGGTACGCGGTCACCGCGCTGTGGCGGGTGTTCGCGCTGCTGGTGGCGCTGCCGTTCGTGGTGATGGTCGCCGGGACGCTGGTGGGCGCGGAGTTCGGGCTGTTCGTCGGCGCCGACCGGGTGTTCTGGCCGGCCGCGCGGGCGCCGCTGGTGAAGCAGACGGACACCGCGCTCGGGATGGGGCTGCTGGTGGTGCTGGCCCGGGCCGACACCCTGCGCCATCGCGAGCTGTACGCGGACGCCGATGCCGTCGCCCTGGGCGCGGACCGGCGGGTGTGGGACGTCCGCGACCCGGTGGGTACGGCCGCCCGGCTCGGCCGCCCCTGGCGGTCCCATCCGACCTGGGCGCAGCGGCGTCGTGCGCTGGACGATCCGGCGGCGCTGTTCACGCTGGCGCCGTTGCAGACGTTCCTGGTGGGAGCGGCGGGCGTGGCCGTCGCCCTGTTGCTGCCCCCGTTCGCCGGCGGGACGGGCGGGATGTGGCTGGCCGCCCTGCCGACGGCCCTGGTCCTCGGGGTGGCGGCCTGGCGGTCGGCGGCGTACGCGGCGCACCGGGGGACGGCCGCGCCGGGCGGGCTGCGGGCGGGGCTGTGGCTGGGCGCCGGTCTCGTGGCCGGCGAGCTGGTCGTGGACATCACCGCCGGTGGCGGCTGGTTCCCGGAGCACCCGCTCGCCCTGCTCGTGCTGCCGCTGGGCGCGCTGGCGTACGTCCCGTGGCTGGTGCAGTGCGCCCGGCTGGGGCTGGGGCGCGGGCGGGCCGTGACGGTGGCCGCGCTGGCGGGTGCGGTGCTGGTGGCGGCGGCCGGGCTCGTCTGGTGGTCGGGCGGCGGACACCTGTACACCGCCGGGGACTTCCTGGTGCGGGGCGGGATGCGGGAGTTGCTGGCGGAGCGGTTCCCCGGTGGATGGGACGGGCACCGGGCCGAACTGGACTGGATCGCCGCCGTGATGCCGCGGCTCGGTGTGGACGGGGGCTCCGTGGCGTTCGTGGCGGCCGCGGGGGTCCTGTGGGCGCTGCCGTACCTGCTGTGGCTGGCCGGCGGGCACGAGGGGCTCGGTCGGACGCTGCGCCGCGGGTTGCTGGGCGGCGCCCTGTGCGTGGTGGGGCTGCTGGCGGTCAAGGCGACGCTCCACACGGGCCGGCCGCCGCTCGGCGAGCGCGGGACCGGGTTCGCGCTGCGGTACGTGTCGTGGCTGACGGTCGCGCTCTGGGGCGGAGTGGTGGTCACGGCGGCGGTCACCGCCCTGGCCTCCCGGCGGCTCTGGCTGGTCAGGGCCCTGGTGGCGGCGGGGGTCGCCCAGGCGTGCGGGCTGGTGGCGGCGTTCCTGCTGATGTCGGTGGACGGCTGCCTCGGGCCGTTCCGGACCATGGGCGACAGCTGTCTGTGGGTGCCGGAGGGCAGTTGGCCGGTGGTGCAGGTGCTGGCCGGTCCGGTGCTGCCGGCGCTGTTCGGGGCGGCGATGGCCGCCGCGCTGGTGCGGCTGCCTCTGGCGTTCGGCGGCCGGGACGGGGAACTCCCGCAGGGCGGCCGGGTGGCCCGGTCCGGTGTCCGCCGGGCGGTGCTGGTGGGGGTCCTGGTCGGGGCGCTGGCCCTCGGGCCCACCGCCGTACGGGCGCTGCCGGTGGGTTCGGGCGGCGGTCCGCTGCTCCCGCCGGCCGAGCGCCCGGCGGACGCCCGGTCCGAACGGGTCCGGGTCTTCCAGCTGTTGATGTGGTACCGGGTCGGCGGGCAGCAGGACACCCTCGCTCTCATCGAGGGGTACCAGGCCTTCGCCGCCGAGTTCCGGGAGCTCGAACGGGTGGTCGCGGAGCACCCCGACGACGAGTCGGTGCGGTTCGACGGCGGCCGCTTCGGCGCGGCGTGCACCACGCTCCACCGGGCCGCCGAGACCGCCCTGGGGCACCTCCACATCCCTGACTCCGGTCTGGACGGGCCCTGGCAGGCCGCCCTGGAACGCACCCGTCGGGCCGGTCACCACTGTGCGGAGGTCATGGGACCCGACCATGTGGAGCAGCCGGGCGAGGCCGACGCCGTCCTGGAGGAGATGGTCGGCACCTTCCACCCGACTCTGGACGCCATCCAGTCCGTGGTGGAGCGGGTCAGCACGGACGGGCCGCGCTACTGGCCGGGTGTCGTCCGGGTCACGGACCCGGAGGCGTCCGGCTGA
- a CDS encoding RNA polymerase sigma factor — MTLRSGWPDDRVVRAAQDGDQASLAAVISASQPHVHRFARTLCASRQDAEDAAQEALIILYRRIGTLRATGALASWMFRIVRNECLRQLRSLAAGGAGGAGGGDRGGESDGAEAAGPAERSAEEAVLGRLEAERIAAAVGRLPRDQRQVLVLRDVQGLPGPVVARTLGLSTAAMKSRLHRARSTVRRALDPAAQREEGTW, encoded by the coding sequence GTGACGCTGCGATCCGGCTGGCCCGACGACCGGGTGGTGCGGGCCGCCCAGGACGGTGACCAGGCGTCACTGGCCGCCGTCATCAGCGCCTCCCAGCCCCACGTCCACCGCTTCGCCCGTACGCTCTGCGCCAGCCGGCAGGACGCCGAGGACGCCGCCCAGGAGGCCCTGATCATCCTCTACCGGAGGATCGGGACGCTGCGCGCCACCGGTGCGCTCGCCTCCTGGATGTTCCGGATCGTCCGCAACGAGTGCCTGCGGCAGCTCCGTTCGCTGGCCGCGGGTGGCGCGGGTGGCGCGGGTGGCGGGGATCGGGGAGGCGAGAGCGACGGCGCGGAGGCGGCCGGCCCGGCCGAGCGGTCCGCCGAGGAGGCCGTCCTCGGCCGCCTCGAGGCGGAACGGATCGCCGCCGCGGTCGGCCGGCTGCCCCGGGACCAGCGGCAGGTGCTGGTCCTGCGGGACGTCCAGGGCCTGCCCGGCCCGGTGGTCGCCCGGACCCTCGGCCTGAGTACCGCCGCGATGAAGTCCCGGCTGCACCGGGCCCGTTCCACCGTCCGCCGAGCGCTCGACCCGGCCGCGCAGCGCGAGGAGGGAACGTGGTGA
- a CDS encoding FtsX-like permease family protein has product MRAALRWIRADLRTHRLPALLVVLATAGTAAALLLAGALLDSVSGPWQRQFARADGAHVWVETRADHADTTLAVLPGVTGVAGPYPTATARLTARDGTPVTGPPPTLGLRAADADPAALSHPLRNTGRWLDPAHPDGIVLERSLADSALLHAGDRITVRGDDGREHALTVLGTADSPDRARYPDLRPGLGWVLPGTLDLVQPDPARRGHAVGLRLDHPADADYTAQRAVTALGGDQVTHVATWTDARDSHERESRPAGLLLGLCGLAALLAAALAVAGAAGDRIRARRGDIATLKALGFTPAGIARMFVLQHLLLAGLGLLLGTAGALAAARLLPALTPDPAGTASPWNAWRDLLGTGPAALLAALGCLGAVALASAIPALRAARVAALPPAEGPPADDRPPRAARLTLLRHLPPALVLGVRGALRGRGRTALAVLRLAVPVTACTLALTTWSTLDGLDPAAGTPSAAGSRTATLTVRAATTPDPLLGELATRPEIAGVHPGAEREALAPGQSATVTLRALGTTAHPYPYTLADGRTVRAANEAVAGQGALDLLGVHVGQWARVTTDGTPRILHIVGRIVEPDRGGRVVSTTMETLADADTPQPRPEYYTLTLRPGTDPARLAADLAATHPGRLDPRPATPLAELPTLRAAVVGLVVLLALITLAELLTLAATALRAHRQDLALLRTIGLTPRQATALVVTRSATVALLGVLVGVAAGLPLALALIDDQAAATGVGAGLAHAPGALALALLLAATLAGAAAASAVPARRASREPPGEVLHRL; this is encoded by the coding sequence ATGCGCGCCGCCCTCCGCTGGATCCGCGCGGACCTCAGGACCCACCGGCTCCCCGCCCTGCTCGTCGTCCTCGCCACCGCCGGCACCGCCGCCGCCCTGCTGCTCGCCGGCGCCCTCCTCGACAGCGTCAGCGGACCCTGGCAGCGCCAGTTCGCCCGCGCCGACGGCGCCCACGTCTGGGTCGAGACCCGAGCCGACCACGCCGACACCACCCTCGCGGTCCTCCCCGGGGTCACCGGCGTCGCCGGACCGTACCCCACCGCCACCGCCCGGCTCACCGCCCGCGACGGCACCCCCGTCACCGGCCCGCCCCCCACCCTCGGACTGCGCGCCGCCGACGCCGACCCCGCCGCGCTCTCCCACCCCCTGCGCAACACCGGCCGCTGGCTCGACCCCGCCCACCCCGACGGCATCGTCCTCGAACGCTCCCTCGCCGACTCCGCCCTGCTCCACGCCGGCGACCGGATCACCGTCCGCGGCGACGACGGCCGCGAACACGCCCTCACCGTCCTCGGCACCGCCGACAGCCCCGACCGCGCCCGCTACCCCGACCTGCGCCCCGGCCTCGGCTGGGTCCTCCCCGGCACCCTCGACCTCGTCCAACCCGACCCCGCCCGCCGGGGCCACGCCGTCGGACTGCGCCTCGACCACCCGGCCGACGCCGACTACACCGCCCAGCGCGCCGTCACCGCCCTCGGCGGCGACCAGGTCACCCACGTCGCCACCTGGACCGACGCCCGCGACTCCCACGAGCGCGAGAGCCGCCCCGCCGGCCTGCTCCTCGGCCTCTGCGGCCTCGCCGCCCTGCTCGCCGCCGCCCTCGCCGTCGCCGGCGCCGCCGGCGACCGCATCCGCGCCCGCCGCGGCGACATCGCCACCCTCAAGGCCCTCGGCTTCACCCCCGCCGGCATCGCCCGGATGTTCGTCCTCCAGCACCTGCTGCTCGCCGGCCTCGGACTCCTCCTCGGCACCGCCGGTGCCCTCGCCGCCGCCCGGCTGCTTCCCGCCCTCACCCCCGACCCCGCCGGCACCGCCAGCCCCTGGAACGCCTGGCGCGACCTCCTCGGCACCGGCCCCGCCGCCCTGCTCGCCGCCCTCGGCTGCCTCGGCGCCGTCGCCCTCGCCTCCGCGATCCCCGCGCTGCGCGCCGCCCGCGTCGCGGCCCTCCCGCCCGCCGAAGGCCCGCCCGCCGACGACCGGCCACCCCGTGCCGCCCGGCTCACCCTGCTCCGCCACCTGCCGCCCGCCCTCGTCCTCGGCGTCCGCGGCGCCCTCCGCGGCCGCGGCCGCACCGCCCTCGCGGTCCTCCGGCTCGCCGTCCCCGTCACCGCCTGCACCCTCGCCCTCACCACCTGGTCCACCCTCGACGGCCTCGACCCCGCCGCTGGCACCCCGAGCGCCGCCGGCAGCCGCACCGCCACCCTCACCGTCCGGGCCGCCACCACCCCCGACCCGCTGCTCGGCGAACTCGCCACCCGGCCCGAGATCGCCGGCGTCCACCCCGGCGCCGAACGCGAGGCCCTCGCCCCCGGCCAGTCCGCCACCGTCACCCTGCGCGCCCTCGGCACCACCGCCCACCCCTACCCGTACACCCTCGCCGACGGCCGCACCGTCCGCGCCGCCAACGAGGCCGTCGCCGGACAGGGCGCCCTCGACCTGCTCGGCGTCCACGTCGGCCAATGGGCCCGCGTCACCACCGACGGCACCCCGCGGATCCTCCACATCGTCGGCCGGATCGTCGAACCCGACCGCGGCGGACGCGTCGTCTCCACCACCATGGAGACCCTCGCCGACGCCGACACCCCCCAGCCCCGGCCCGAGTACTACACCCTCACCCTCCGCCCCGGCACCGACCCCGCCCGGCTCGCCGCCGACCTCGCCGCCACCCACCCCGGACGCCTCGACCCCCGGCCCGCCACCCCCCTCGCCGAACTCCCCACCCTGCGCGCCGCCGTCGTCGGACTCGTCGTCCTGCTCGCCCTGATCACCCTCGCCGAACTCCTCACCCTCGCCGCCACCGCCCTGCGCGCCCACCGCCAGGACCTCGCCCTGCTGCGCACCATCGGCCTCACCCCCCGCCAGGCCACCGCCCTGGTGGTCACCCGCTCCGCCACCGTCGCCCTGCTCGGCGTCCTGGTCGGCGTGGCCGCCGGACTCCCGCTCGCCCTCGCCCTGATCGACGACCAGGCCGCCGCCACCGGCGTCGGCGCGGGCCTCGCCCACGCGCCCGGCGCCCTCGCCCTCGCCCTGCTGCTCGCCGCCACCCTGGCCGGAGCCGCCGCCGCCTCGGCCGTCCCGGCCCGCCGCGCCTCGCGGGAACCGCCGGGTGAGGTGCTGCACCGGCTGTAG
- a CDS encoding ABC transporter ATP-binding protein, with product MTGRDTDAPIPVLRATGLTKTHRGARPGAEVQAVRGVDLTVHSGEFVAITGPSGAGKSTLLHLLGGLQRPDTGEIHLAGRRVDTLREADWAVLRRRRIGIVFQTGNLVSDLTVADNIELPALLAGRPARAARERRDQLLAELGLADRASAAPAQLSGGERQRAALARALVNEPDLLLADEPTGSLDSRSAREVLALLTRHHQEGRTIVLVTHDARVAGSADRVISLFDGRITDDARIDDDPPAAGRAARAVLDLGD from the coding sequence GTGACCGGCCGGGACACCGACGCCCCGATACCCGTCCTGCGCGCCACCGGCCTCACCAAGACGCACCGCGGCGCCCGCCCCGGAGCCGAGGTGCAGGCCGTCCGCGGCGTGGACCTCACCGTCCACAGCGGTGAATTCGTCGCCATCACCGGCCCCTCCGGCGCCGGCAAGTCCACCCTCCTCCACCTCCTCGGCGGCCTCCAGCGCCCCGACACCGGCGAGATCCACCTCGCCGGCCGCCGCGTCGACACCCTCCGCGAAGCCGACTGGGCCGTGCTGCGCCGCCGCCGCATCGGCATCGTCTTCCAGACCGGCAACCTCGTCTCCGACCTCACCGTCGCCGACAACATCGAACTCCCCGCCCTGCTCGCCGGCCGGCCCGCCCGGGCCGCCCGCGAACGCCGCGACCAGCTCCTCGCCGAACTCGGCCTCGCCGACCGTGCCAGCGCCGCCCCCGCGCAGCTCTCCGGCGGCGAACGCCAGCGCGCCGCCCTCGCCCGGGCCCTGGTCAACGAACCCGACCTGCTGCTCGCCGACGAACCCACCGGCAGCCTCGACAGCCGCAGCGCCCGCGAGGTCCTCGCCCTGCTCACCCGCCACCACCAGGAGGGCCGCACCATCGTCCTGGTCACCCACGACGCCCGGGTCGCCGGCAGTGCCGACCGCGTGATCAGCCTCTTCGACGGCCGGATCACCGACGACGCCCGCATCGACGACGACCCGCCCGCCGCCGGCCGCGCCGCCCGCGCCGTCCTCGACCTGGGCGACTGA
- a CDS encoding PadR family transcriptional regulator: MRLPLLALLARQPAHGYELKQALEQTFGAAYPRANIGQVYVTLGRLEKSGLIEGQDVAQDGKPDKRVYAITDAGRAEVATWFAEPTEGPKVRDDFYVKLVLAPETELADRLTLINNQRRHYLNVIRGLNRMAAEERGNRISQLLIEGAVLHLQADLDWLERCQEELT, encoded by the coding sequence GTGCGGCTACCGCTGCTCGCGCTGCTGGCCAGGCAGCCCGCCCACGGCTACGAACTCAAGCAGGCCCTTGAGCAGACCTTCGGCGCCGCGTATCCTCGGGCGAACATCGGCCAGGTCTACGTCACCCTCGGACGGCTGGAGAAATCCGGCCTGATCGAAGGCCAGGACGTCGCCCAGGACGGCAAACCGGACAAGCGCGTCTACGCCATCACCGACGCCGGCCGGGCCGAGGTGGCCACGTGGTTCGCCGAGCCGACCGAGGGCCCCAAGGTCCGCGACGACTTCTACGTCAAACTCGTCCTCGCCCCCGAGACCGAGCTCGCCGACCGCCTGACCCTCATCAACAACCAGCGCCGGCACTACCTGAACGTCATCCGCGGACTCAACAGGATGGCGGCCGAGGAGCGCGGCAACCGGATCTCCCAACTGCTCATCGAGGGAGCGGTCCTGCACCTGCAGGCCGACCTCGACTGGTTGGAGCGCTGCCAGGAGGAACTCACGTGA
- a CDS encoding ABC transporter substrate-binding protein, protein MRRRSLGKLAGAAAVAVLAAGCGVAGEGRRRGDVSGVGPVTLVTGRDRAGYLQGLLDSWNAARPGERATLVELPDAADEVRAQLAEGLARGGDRFDVVNLDVVWTAEFAQRGWIAPLEEDGVPTAGLLPAAAGTGRWDGRLHAVPFTTNVGLLYYRSDVLAAEGERPPATWADLERLARTVAPRHGLGGYAGQLLPYEGLTVNVAEAVASAGGTFLDGRGRVAVDGPQARAGLGFLARGVAEGWIPREALGFREEESRQAFQDGRLLFLRSWPYVYPQAEGPASRVAGRFGVVPLPGPGGPGASVLGGSDLAVGSASRYQRSARELIRYLTGVEVQRRVLTEGGLPPVVAELYEDPELVGRYPYLPVLRRALDAAVQRPAVPAYQQLSLAVSAASYDALLGRSTVDAAVSRMAADLTEIVGG, encoded by the coding sequence GTGCGCCGTCGGAGTCTGGGAAAGCTGGCGGGGGCGGCTGCCGTCGCGGTGCTCGCGGCGGGCTGCGGGGTGGCCGGGGAGGGCCGCCGGCGCGGCGACGTCTCGGGGGTGGGTCCGGTCACGCTGGTGACGGGCCGGGACCGGGCGGGCTACCTGCAGGGGCTGCTGGACTCCTGGAACGCGGCCCGGCCCGGGGAGCGGGCGACGCTGGTGGAGCTGCCGGACGCGGCGGACGAGGTGCGGGCGCAGCTCGCGGAGGGTCTGGCGCGCGGCGGCGACCGGTTCGACGTGGTGAACCTGGACGTGGTGTGGACGGCGGAGTTCGCGCAGCGGGGCTGGATCGCGCCGCTGGAGGAGGACGGGGTGCCGACGGCGGGGCTGCTGCCCGCGGCGGCGGGGACGGGCCGCTGGGACGGGCGGCTGCACGCGGTGCCGTTCACCACCAACGTGGGGTTGCTGTACTACCGCTCGGACGTGCTGGCGGCTGAGGGTGAGCGTCCTCCGGCGACCTGGGCGGACCTGGAGCGGCTGGCGCGGACGGTGGCGCCGCGGCACGGTCTGGGGGGTTACGCGGGGCAGTTGCTCCCGTACGAGGGGTTGACGGTGAACGTGGCGGAGGCGGTGGCCTCGGCGGGCGGGACGTTCCTGGACGGGCGGGGGCGGGTGGCGGTGGACGGCCCGCAGGCGCGGGCGGGGCTGGGGTTCCTGGCGCGCGGGGTGGCCGAGGGGTGGATCCCGCGGGAGGCGCTGGGGTTCCGGGAGGAGGAGTCGCGGCAGGCGTTCCAGGACGGGCGGCTGCTGTTCCTGCGGAGCTGGCCGTACGTGTACCCGCAGGCGGAGGGTCCGGCGTCGAGGGTGGCGGGCCGGTTCGGGGTGGTGCCGCTGCCGGGGCCCGGGGGGCCGGGGGCGTCGGTGCTGGGCGGGTCGGACCTGGCGGTGGGGTCGGCGTCGCGGTACCAGCGGTCGGCGCGGGAGCTGATCCGGTACCTGACCGGGGTGGAGGTGCAGCGCCGGGTGCTGACCGAGGGCGGGCTGCCGCCGGTGGTCGCGGAGCTGTACGAGGACCCGGAGCTGGTGGGACGCTATCCGTACCTGCCGGTGCTGCGGCGGGCGCTGGACGCGGCGGTGCAGCGGCCGGCGGTGCCGGCGTACCAGCAGCTGAGTCTGGCGGTGAGCGCGGCCAGTTACGACGCGCTGCTGGGGCGGTCGACGGTGGACGCGGCGGTGTCGCGGATGGCGGCGGACCTGACGGAGATCGTCGGCGGGTAG
- a CDS encoding glycoside hydrolase family 13 protein — protein MYQVYVRSFQDSDGDGIGDLAGVRARLPYLKRLGVDGVWLNPFYASPQHDHGYDVADYCAVDPRYGTLADFDDLVEDCRLLGLRLILDVVPNHCSSEHPWFRAALAGGGERELFHFAEGRGERGEVPPNNWRAMFGGPAWSRIREADGSEGPWYLHLFTPEQPDLNWRHPAVAAEFERVLRFWLDRGVDGFRIDVAAGLFKHPDLPDSPDPEADERTRDSVNPLAWNQPEVHGVWRQWRAVCEEYTARDGRERLLVGEASVPTPAEQAAYVRPDELHQAFFFHLLHAPWDAAHFHRVIDEAVRDIAATGSTVTWVLNNHDQVRTTTRFAGADALSGPARARAAALLMLALPGAAYLYQGEELGLPEVVDLPDEVITDPIFHRTGSRVGIRDGCRIPLPWSGLEAPFGFSPQGAKDPWLPQPPHFAAHTAERALADTGSAWHLYREALHLRRVLPQFADGGLRWLDTPPGVLAFVRGDGLLCAVNFGDGPALAPVDRDPLLASGPCPSGVLPAGTAAWWIHDGSELF, from the coding sequence ATGTACCAGGTCTACGTCCGCAGCTTCCAGGACTCCGACGGCGACGGGATCGGCGACCTCGCCGGCGTCCGCGCCCGGCTGCCGTACCTCAAGCGGCTCGGCGTGGACGGCGTCTGGCTCAACCCGTTCTACGCCTCGCCGCAGCACGACCACGGCTACGACGTCGCCGACTACTGCGCGGTGGACCCCCGGTACGGCACCCTGGCGGACTTCGACGACCTGGTCGAGGACTGCCGGCTGCTGGGCCTGCGGCTGATCCTGGACGTCGTCCCCAACCACTGCTCCAGCGAACACCCGTGGTTCCGGGCGGCGCTGGCCGGCGGCGGCGAGCGGGAGCTGTTCCACTTCGCCGAGGGGCGGGGCGAGCGCGGCGAGGTGCCGCCCAACAACTGGCGGGCGATGTTCGGCGGCCCCGCCTGGAGCCGGATCCGCGAGGCCGACGGCTCCGAGGGCCCGTGGTACCTGCACCTGTTCACCCCCGAGCAGCCCGACCTCAACTGGCGCCACCCCGCGGTCGCCGCCGAGTTCGAGCGGGTGCTGCGGTTCTGGCTGGACCGCGGCGTGGACGGCTTCCGGATCGACGTCGCCGCCGGCCTGTTCAAGCACCCCGACCTGCCCGACTCCCCCGACCCGGAGGCCGACGAGCGCACCCGCGACTCGGTCAACCCGCTGGCCTGGAACCAGCCCGAGGTGCACGGGGTGTGGCGGCAGTGGCGGGCGGTCTGCGAGGAGTACACCGCCCGGGACGGCCGCGAGCGGCTGCTGGTCGGCGAGGCCTCCGTCCCCACCCCCGCCGAACAGGCCGCCTACGTCCGCCCCGACGAGCTGCACCAGGCGTTCTTCTTCCACCTGCTGCACGCCCCCTGGGACGCCGCCCACTTCCACCGGGTCATCGACGAGGCCGTCCGCGACATCGCCGCCACCGGATCCACCGTCACCTGGGTGCTCAACAACCACGACCAGGTCCGCACCACCACCCGCTTCGCCGGCGCCGACGCGCTCTCCGGCCCCGCCCGGGCCCGCGCCGCCGCCCTGCTGATGCTGGCCCTGCCCGGCGCCGCCTACCTGTACCAGGGCGAGGAGTTGGGGCTGCCCGAGGTGGTCGACCTGCCCGACGAGGTGATCACCGACCCGATCTTCCACCGCACCGGCAGCCGGGTCGGCATCCGCGACGGCTGCCGGATCCCGCTCCCCTGGTCCGGCCTCGAAGCGCCGTTCGGCTTCAGCCCGCAGGGCGCCAAGGACCCCTGGCTGCCGCAGCCCCCGCACTTCGCCGCGCACACCGCCGAGCGGGCCCTGGCGGACACCGGCTCCGCCTGGCACCTGTACCGCGAGGCCCTGCACCTGCGCCGGGTCCTGCCGCAGTTCGCCGACGGCGGCCTGCGCTGGCTGGACACCCCGCCCGGCGTGCTGGCCTTCGTCCGCGGCGACGGCCTGCTCTGCGCCGTCAACTTCGGCGACGGACCGGCCCTCGCCCCCGTCGACCGCGACCCGCTGCTGGCCAGCGGCCCCTGCCCGTCCGGCGTGCTGCCGGCCGGCACCGCCGCGTGGTGGATCCACGACGGCAGCGAGCTCTTCTGA